In the Manis javanica isolate MJ-LG chromosome 14, MJ_LKY, whole genome shotgun sequence genome, one interval contains:
- the ADRB2 gene encoding beta-2 adrenergic receptor isoform X2, whose protein sequence is MGQPGNRSVLLLAPNGSHAPAQEAAREGDEAWVVSMGIVMSLIVLAIVFGNVLVITAIAKFERLQTVTNYFITSLACADLVMGLAVVPFGASHILMKMWTFGNFWCEFWTSIDVLCVTASIETLCVIAVDRYLAITSPFRYRSLLTKNKARVVILMVWVVSGLTSFLPIQMHWYRATRQEAIDCYANETCCDFFTNQAYAIASSIVSFYVPLVVMVFVYSRVFRVAKRQLQKIDQSEGRFHAQDLSHVELDARGGHGHRRTSKFCLKEHKALKTLGIIMGTFTLCWLPFFIVNIVHVIRDNLIPKEVYILLNWVGYVNSAFNPLIYCRSPDFRVAFQELLCLRRSPLKAFGNGCSSHSDGRTDCTGEQTGCHPGQEKGSELLCEDLPGTEGFLNCQEHPRGISHDSPGSDRAWPRASPSAPSTPPCCLPSRLPAAQTLTVR, encoded by the exons ATGGGGCAGCCGGGGAACCGCAGTGTCCTCCTGCTGGCGCCCAACGGCAGCCACGCGCCGGCCCAGGAAGCCGCTCGGGAAGGGGACGAGGCGTGGGTGGTGAGCATGGGCATTGTCATGTCGCTCATCGTCCTGGCCATCGTGTTTGGGAACGTCCTGGTCATCACGGCCATCGCCAAGTTTGAGCGTCTGCAGACCGTCACCAACTACTTCATCACCTCCCTGGCCTGTGCTGACCTGGTCATGGGCCTGGCGGTGGTGCCCTTTGGGGCCAGCCACATCCTCATGAAAATGTGGACTTTCGGCAACTTCTGGTGCGAGTTCTGGACTTCCATTGACGTGCTGTGCGTCACGGCCAGCATTGAGACCCTGTGCGTGATCGCGGTGGATCGATACTTAGCCATCACATCCCCCTTCAGGTACCGGAGCCTGCTGACCAAGAATAAGGCCCGGGTGGTCATTCTAATGGTGTGGGTTGTGTCTGGCCTTACCTCCTTCTTGCCCATCCAGATGCACTGGTACCGGGCCACCCGCCAGGAAGCCATCGACTGCTACGCCAACGAGACGTGCTGCGACTTCTTCACGAACCAAGCTTATGCCATCGCCTCCTCCATTGTGTCCTTCTACGTGCCCCTGGTGGTCATGGTCTTTGTCTACTCCAGGGTCTTCCGGGTGGCCAAAAGGCAGCTCCAGAAGATCGATCAGTCTGAGGGCCGCTTCCATGCTCAGGACCTCAGCCACGTGGAGCTGGATGCGCGGGGTGGGCATGGGCACCGCAGGACCTCCAAATTCTGCCTGAAGGAGCACAAAGCCCTCAAAACGCTGGGCATTATCATGGGTACCTTCACGCTGTGCTGGCTGCCCTTCTTCATTGTCAACATCGTGCACGTGATCCGGGACAACCTCATCCCCAAGGAAGTCTACATCCTCCTGAACTGGGTGGGCTACGTCAACTCCGCTTTCAATCCTCTCATCTACTGCCGGAGCCCAGATTTCAGGGTGGCCTTCCAGGAGCTGCTGTGCCTGCGCAGGTCTCCCCTGAAGGCCTTTGGGAATGGCTGCTCTAGCCACAGCGACGGCAGAACCGACTGCACAGGGGAACAGACCGGCTGTCACCCGGGACAGGAGAAAGGCAGCGAACTGCTGTGCGAGGACCTCCCAGGCACCGAGGGCTTTTTGAACTGCCAAG AGCATCCGAGAGGGATTTCTCACGATTCCCCCGGTAGTGACCGAGCCTGGCCCAGGGCTTCTCCTAGTGCCCCTTCCACTCCTCCGTGCTGCCTTCCAAGCCGCCTTCCAGCTGCCCAGACACTGACTGTGAGATGA